A portion of the Zymoseptoria tritici IPO323 chromosome 8, whole genome shotgun sequence genome contains these proteins:
- a CDS encoding uncharacterized protein (No hits with protein databases, Probable M graminicola specific protein (novel gene). Theoretical pI: 4.30 Predicted largely O-glycosylated. Unknown function.): MKVAAILSLAVGALAITEIIPGLPSSTTTTSMETTTADSTTSAATSAATCDAGEGPCSKESDCCSGICDGLLEPILEPVLDPLEPVLDPVLDPLDPLLDPLLGQRRRRDTEPVQNLFGSCRPVESSSTTTATDSATTDSATTDSATSTTEEATMTTTTDGKPYHPTEAPYYPSETSYSGCPYPTTYEVKPTEYATTIVYEHSTATVTVCPTVKPAPTYPAKETVYTEVYVTYIPVTKTEPTPTTYATVSTVTVTVQPSKTACPSKPAASPAAPGAAQQIPDGQVQSPAGGANASPVQQIADGQIQNPAGPAPAAPAYGGKASNGTASPSAPQTYTGAAGKQIASFGAVVLGAVVAAL, encoded by the exons ATGAAGGTCGCtgccatcctctccctcgccgtgGGTGCTCTCGCCATCACCGAGATCATTCCCGGccttccctcctccaccaccaccacctctaTGGAGACCACCACTGCGgactccaccacctccgccgctaCGTCCGCCGCTACCTGCGACGCTGGTGAAGGCCCGTGCTCAAAGGAGTCCGACTGCTGCTCTGGCATTTGCGACGGTCTTTTGGAGCCTATCCTGGAGCCTGTTTTGGATCCTCTCGAGCCTGTTCTGGACCCTGTCTTGGATCCCCTGGATCCTCTCCTTGATCCTCTCCTTGGACAGCGCCGTCGCCGCGATACCGAGCCTGTCCAGAACCTTTTCGGATCATGCAGGCCTGTCgagagcagcagcaccaccacAGCCACCGACTCCGCCACGACCGACTCCGCCACGACCGACTCCGccaccagcaccaccgaGGAGGCGACCATGACCACGACCACTGACGGCAAGCCGTACCACCCGACCGAGGCCCCATACTACCCAAGCGAGACCTCTTACTCTGGCTGCCCATACCCCACCACGTACGAGGTCAAGCCGACCGAGTACGCCACGACTATCGTGTACGAGCACTCCACCGCAACCGTCACTGTTTGCCCAACGGTCAAGCCTGCGCCCACATACCCTGCGAAGGAGACTGTCTACACGGAGGTGTACGTTACGTACATTCCCGTGACCAAGACTGAGCCGACCCCAACCACCTACGCGACCGTCAGCACCGTGACCGTCACCGTGCAGCCGAGTAAGACTGCCTGCCCATCGAAGCCGGCGGCCTCCCCAGCGGCTCCAGGTGCTGCTCAGCAGATCCC TGACGGCCAGGTTCAGAGCCCAGCCGGTGGAGCCAACGCTTCGCCCGTCCAGCAGATTGC TGACGGCCAGATCCAGAACCCCGCTGGACCTGCCCCAGCTGCCCCAGCCTACGGCGGCAAGGCCAGCAACGGCACCGCCTCTCCCTCCGCTCCTCAGACCTACACCGGTGCCGCCGGCAAGCAGATCGCCAGCTTCGGcgccgtcgtcctcggcgccgtcgtcgccgccttgTAA
- a CDS encoding AMP-extracellular domain-containing protein (AMP-binding enzyme. A predicted transmembrane domain (22aa). Short N-terminus (18aa) cytoplasmic, and 553 aa containing the AMP domain at the extracellular space. Probable secreted after signal peptide cleavage. Predicted largely conserved fungal protein, on the basis of blastp (it matches with hypothetical proteins). ...), with the protein MSTTLATIDAKLTALLADWSLSTTLLALFLALILLTPILFPSEPDTHPLLLARQSIPSPVRARNESAIYRSPESPHGYPLRSGLNVKEPGAPRWAGGKDGDLRDVWREVCRGGEEGGEGKSVPKGVVMSVFGKSEVVEHDLGEMSGEIGVLGRSWKEGGCGKVAVYLPNSVEFLEAVFACTFYGITPVLLPFNIPHEKVYELLKTTGADGLVAAAGTLPLDAVAKQCPTLKQLTWVVEKTSKHMDWSGTSQSASSRLSVNVWHDLVEAQKGKPSSLPANTPGETPPDLIVVSQPTDISLPPTITTFTQSNLVAAIASLLTALPTRQRLSSADLLLPASPLNETYTFTHTLAALYTHTSLALTSVAAPGVEISLATRGIAPTVIIASPETLSALHLKETAGITSSLQKFGKYSQSQTVSAGRMPTDNLLFRFLAPSSSTIQPGKLRLIFTATRIGAGEPVLTSNMLSDLRIFTRARIVHALSAPSVAGAISQTNVFDYRAEDGTGHGHFGVPLSCVEVKLVSGDGTDDGVGKEEPRGRIVVLGKSVVGGKVEVSGVEGVFRRDGTLALVMAGNSKDRSRYIPLYHGATNPMQRNSSKSVK; encoded by the exons ATGTCCACCACCCTCGCCACAATCGACGCAAAACTcaccgccctcctcgccgactggtccctctccaccaccctcctcgccctcttcctcgcccttaTCCTCCTCACACCCATCCTCTTCCCCTCCGAACCGGACACCCACCCCCTCCTCCTGGCCCGGCAATCCATCCCCTCGCCCGTCCGCGCCCGCAACGAAAGCGCAATCTACCGCAGTCCGGAGTCGCCCCACGGCTACCCTCTCCGCTCGGGGTTGAATGTCAAAGAACCGGGAGCGCCGCGATGGGCGGGTGGGAAGGATGGGGACTTGAGGGATGTGTGGAGGGAGGTTTGtagaggtggagaggagggaggagaggggaAGAGTGTGCCAAAGGGAGTGGTGATGAGTGTGTTTGGCAAGAGCGAGGTTGTGGAACATGATTTGGGGGAGATGAGTGGGGAGATTGGAGTGCTGGGGAGGAGCTGGAAGGAAGGAGGGTGCGGGAAGGTGGCGGTGTATTTGCCGAATAGTGTGGAGTTTTTGGAGGCGGTGTTTG CTTGCACATTCTACGGTATCACGCCTGTGCTATTGCCGTTTAATATTCCCCACGAGAAGGTCTACGAGCTGCTCAAGACGACTGGAGCGGATGGTCTGGTCGCTGCAGCTGGAACACTTCCTCTCGACGCCGTTGCGAAGCAATGCCCAACCCTCAAGCAGCTCACAtgggtggtggagaagacgagCAAGCACATGGACTGGTCCGGGACATCACAATCTGCATCCTCCCGTCTGAGCGTCAACGTATGGCACGACCTCGTGGAAGCGCAGAAGGGCAaaccctcctccctccctgcCAACACACCAGGAGAGACCCCACCcgacctcatcgtcgtctcccAACCCACCGACATCTCCCTCCCACCGACAATCACAACCTTCACACAATCCAACCTCGTCGCAGCAatcgcctccctcctcaccgccCTCCCCACCCGCCAacgcctctcctccgccgatctcctcctccccgccTCCCCTCTCAACGAAACCTACACCTTCACCCACACCCTCGCAGCACTCTACACACACACCAGCCTCGCTTTAACCTCCGTCGCCGCACCCGGCGTCGAAATCTCTCTCGCAACCCGAGGAATCGCCCCAACCGTCATCATCGCCTCCCCAGAAACCCTCTCCGCACTACACCTCAAAGAAACAGCAGGCATCACATCCAGTCTGCAGAAATTCGGAAAATACTCCCAATCCCAAACCGTATCCGCGGGCCGCATGCCGACGGATAACCTCCTGTTCAGATTCCTCGCCCCCTCATCGAGCACCATCCAACCGGGAAAACTACGCCTCATCTTCACCGCCACGAGAATCGGAGCGGGCGAACCCGTTTTAACGTCGAATATGCTCTCCGACCTGAGAATATTCACGCGCGCGCGGATCGTGCATGCTCTCTCTGCACCTTCTGTCGCGGGCGCAATTTCACAAACGAATGTCTTCGACTATCGTGCGGAAGATGGGACGGGTCATGGACATTTCGGCGTGCCGTTGAGTTGTGTTGAGGTGAAATTGGTGAGTGGGGATGGGACGGATGATGGTGTGGGGAAGGAGGAGCCGAGGGGCAGGATTGTGGTGCTGGGGAAGAGTGTTGTTGGGgggaaggtggaggtgagtGGGGTTGAGGGGGTCTTTCGGAGGGATGGGACTTTGGCTTTGGT AATGGCAGGCAATAGTAAGGACCGCTCGCGATACATTCCTCTTTACCACGGCGCCACGAACCCCATGCAACGGAACTCTTCCAAAAGCGTCAAGTGA